The Bacteroidales bacterium genome includes a region encoding these proteins:
- a CDS encoding ATP-binding cassette domain-containing protein — MLFEAKNIVKRYAAHTALDGVSITVPEQSIFGLLGPNGAGKTTLIRIINQIIGPDEGELYFEGNKLHANDIYRIGYLPEERGLYKKMKVGEQAIYLAQLKGLSRSAAIHELKIWFEKFEISDWWNKKVEELSKGMQQKIQFIVTIIHKPKLLIFDEPFSGFDPINVHLLKQEILNLKEQGASIIFSTHNMASVEEICDHICLIDQSKTILEGEVNSIKNKFKANIYEVEWLGNMEQMKNNLPSFLSILDNSNSNGSNKTKFKIDKGNKPNDLIKFLMTNFEVLGLKEILPSMDEIFIQNVNASIK; from the coding sequence ATGCTTTTTGAAGCTAAAAATATAGTTAAACGATACGCAGCACATACAGCTCTTGATGGAGTTAGCATTACTGTTCCCGAACAATCGATATTTGGATTACTTGGCCCCAACGGTGCAGGAAAAACCACTCTGATAAGGATTATTAATCAAATAATCGGGCCTGACGAAGGCGAGCTTTATTTTGAAGGAAACAAACTCCACGCTAATGATATTTATCGTATTGGCTATCTACCTGAAGAAAGAGGTTTATACAAAAAGATGAAAGTTGGGGAACAAGCCATTTATTTAGCACAGCTCAAAGGATTAAGCCGCTCGGCTGCTATTCACGAATTAAAAATTTGGTTTGAAAAATTTGAAATAAGCGACTGGTGGAACAAAAAAGTAGAAGAGCTTTCTAAAGGAATGCAGCAAAAAATTCAATTTATTGTTACCATTATTCACAAACCAAAACTTCTTATTTTTGACGAACCTTTTAGCGGTTTCGATCCTATCAATGTACATCTTCTTAAACAAGAGATTTTAAATCTAAAAGAACAAGGAGCAAGCATTATCTTTTCCACTCATAATATGGCTTCGGTCGAAGAAATTTGTGACCATATCTGTTTAATAGATCAATCAAAAACTATTCTTGAAGGAGAAGTAAATAGCATTAAAAATAAATTTAAAGCCAACATTTACGAAGTAGAATGGTTAGGAAATATGGAGCAGATGAAAAATAATCTCCCCTCCTTTTTAAGCATCTTAGATAATAGTAATTCCAATGGCTCAAATAAAACAAAATTTAAAATTGATAAGGGAAACAAACCCAACGATTTGATAAAGTTTTTAATGACCAACTTTGAAGTCTTAGGATTAAAAGAGATTCTTCCGAGTATGGACGAGATTTTTATTCAAAATGTAAATGCTTCCATAAAGTAA
- a CDS encoding SoxR reducing system RseC family protein — MSDLPQDNITHDGLISHMTKDVITVMIISKASCASCSVKGACSASDVEEKNVDVKRALNDNYNVGDKVVVMMDQSLGTWAVMFGYVFPFLVLLIGLIVFTQLLDNEGIAGLLSLLLLIPYYTILYLSRKQMEKTFQFKIIG; from the coding sequence ATGAGTGATTTACCTCAAGATAATATTACACACGATGGCCTTATTAGTCATATGACCAAGGATGTGATTACTGTAATGATTATTTCTAAAGCAAGTTGTGCTTCTTGTTCGGTAAAAGGAGCCTGCTCGGCTTCGGATGTAGAAGAGAAGAATGTGGATGTTAAACGTGCTTTAAACGATAATTATAATGTTGGCGATAAAGTTGTAGTGATGATGGATCAATCCTTGGGGACTTGGGCGGTAATGTTTGGTTATGTTTTCCCGTTTTTGGTTTTGTTAATAGGTCTTATTGTCTTTACTCAACTGTTGGATAATGAGGGTATTGCGGGATTGTTATCGCTTTTGCTATTAATACCGTATTATACTATTCTTTATCTTTCGCGTAAGCAGATGGAAAAAACTTTCCAGTTTAAGATTATTGGATAA
- the secDF gene encoding protein translocase subunit SecDF: MQNKGAIRFFAIAFALVCLFQLSYTYFAKSVEKDAYEYANSAQVTELSKVIAKGNNLKEGYIYDSISKQREKFYLDSIQNEVVYNIGIRKYTFKEVKEREINLGLDLKGGMNVTLEISVPDIIKALSGNSKNATFNKAVQIAIEKQKSTDVAFIDLFEESINEVDPNFSLASVFSTIDLKDKVSYNSTNAEIIKVLKGEIDGAIDRTFNILNTRINRFGVAQPNIQQLATKGRILVELPGIKDPERVRKLLQGTAKLEFWETFTFPEVINYFSEANTKLAELNKLKEINTSETGEIKETETTTKTTVDTTASNLLEQVQKNPETDQAAAYDNYLKANPLWAVLQPSLVKDASGQSYPAKTARVGFASIKDTARINALLKQVKTVFPSNLRLFWTINPIEKGSDVHELVAIKVSSRDGQPALGGDVIVDASQDYSPTGQVEVSMAMNSEGAQAWKRLTGDNVGRQIAIVLDDYVYSYPNVNSEIAGGRSSITGGGMTVEEALDIANILKAGKLPAPARIVQEEVVGPSLGKEAISAGLWSFVIAFFLVLAYMLLYYNRAGWVADLALLTNILFIFGVLASLGAVLTLSGIAGIVLTLGMAVDANVIIFERIKEEVRLGKGIRLAITDGYKNAYSAIIDGNVTTLLTATVLYIFGSGPIQGFATTLIIGIFASLFSSILITRLIFSKLLDENKAVKFSNKKTENFLANANFDFIGKRKIAYAISAVIFLLGVGSLATRGLSFGVDFSGGRSYIIRFDESVNTTDIREALTGAFNSAPEVKTFGPDRQVKVTTKFMIDDNSDNVDEIIQNKLYKALKPFYNEELSYAQFSGDTSNTEQLLGILSLQKVGPTIVDEIIRGAFLAIIFSLIIILGYITVRFKKWQYGVGGVVALFHDSIITLGLFSILYGFLPFSMEIDQAFIAAILTIIGYSINDTVIIFDRIRENTGLHKKTSLKDNMNNALNSTLPRTLNTSGTTLVVLFTVFIFGGEIIRGFTFALLVGVFVGTYSSLFTASPIAYDLLGGGKKDIEPPVKIKKKK, encoded by the coding sequence ATGCAGAACAAGGGTGCTATACGATTTTTTGCCATTGCCTTTGCACTTGTTTGCCTTTTTCAACTTAGCTATACTTACTTTGCTAAAAGTGTTGAAAAAGATGCATACGAATACGCAAACTCAGCTCAAGTTACAGAGCTTTCAAAAGTAATTGCAAAAGGAAATAATCTGAAAGAAGGTTACATTTATGATTCTATTTCAAAACAAAGAGAAAAATTTTATTTAGACTCTATTCAAAACGAAGTAGTTTATAACATAGGAATTAGAAAATATACGTTTAAAGAAGTTAAAGAAAGAGAAATCAATCTTGGCCTTGACCTTAAAGGAGGCATGAACGTTACGCTTGAGATTTCAGTTCCCGATATCATCAAAGCACTTTCCGGTAATAGCAAAAATGCTACTTTTAACAAAGCGGTTCAAATAGCTATAGAAAAACAAAAAAGTACTGATGTTGCTTTTATTGATTTATTCGAAGAATCTATTAACGAAGTTGATCCTAACTTCAGTCTCGCTAGCGTTTTCAGCACAATAGATTTAAAGGATAAAGTAAGTTACAACTCAACAAACGCAGAGATTATTAAAGTTCTGAAAGGCGAAATTGACGGTGCTATCGACCGTACTTTCAACATTTTAAATACTCGTATTAACCGCTTTGGTGTTGCTCAACCTAACATTCAGCAACTAGCGACTAAAGGCCGTATTTTGGTTGAACTTCCGGGGATTAAAGATCCTGAACGTGTTCGTAAACTTCTACAAGGAACTGCTAAATTAGAGTTTTGGGAAACTTTTACTTTCCCTGAAGTAATCAACTATTTCTCTGAAGCTAATACAAAACTCGCTGAGCTTAACAAACTAAAAGAAATTAATACTTCCGAAACAGGAGAAATAAAAGAAACGGAAACTACAACAAAAACTACTGTAGATACTACGGCTTCCAATTTACTTGAACAAGTACAGAAAAACCCTGAAACAGATCAAGCTGCTGCTTATGATAATTACTTAAAAGCAAACCCCCTTTGGGCTGTACTACAACCTTCATTGGTTAAAGATGCTTCCGGACAATCATATCCTGCAAAAACTGCCAGAGTTGGATTTGCGTCCATTAAAGATACTGCTCGCATAAACGCATTATTAAAACAAGTTAAAACTGTTTTTCCAAGTAATTTACGCCTATTTTGGACAATCAACCCAATTGAAAAAGGATCAGACGTTCACGAATTAGTTGCTATCAAAGTAAGCTCACGCGATGGACAACCTGCTTTAGGCGGCGATGTTATTGTTGATGCTTCTCAAGACTATAGCCCAACAGGACAAGTTGAAGTTTCAATGGCAATGAACAGCGAAGGTGCTCAAGCATGGAAAAGATTAACAGGCGACAATGTTGGTCGTCAGATTGCTATTGTTTTAGATGATTATGTTTATTCTTACCCTAATGTTAATAGCGAAATTGCCGGAGGGCGTTCTTCTATTACCGGTGGCGGAATGACAGTTGAAGAAGCTTTAGATATTGCCAATATTCTTAAAGCTGGTAAATTACCTGCCCCTGCACGTATTGTTCAGGAAGAAGTAGTTGGACCAAGTCTTGGAAAAGAAGCTATAAGTGCCGGTTTATGGTCATTTGTTATCGCTTTTTTCTTAGTTCTTGCATATATGTTGCTATACTACAACCGTGCCGGTTGGGTAGCCGATCTTGCTTTATTAACCAATATCTTATTCATTTTTGGTGTTTTAGCATCTTTAGGAGCTGTCCTAACACTTTCAGGAATAGCAGGTATTGTATTAACATTGGGTATGGCTGTTGATGCGAACGTAATTATTTTTGAGCGTATTAAAGAAGAGGTCAGATTAGGAAAAGGTATTCGCTTAGCCATTACCGATGGTTACAAAAATGCTTATTCGGCTATTATTGATGGTAACGTTACTACTTTATTAACAGCTACAGTTCTGTATATATTCGGTAGCGGTCCTATCCAAGGTTTTGCAACAACTCTAATCATTGGTATATTTGCCTCCCTATTCTCTTCTATTTTAATTACACGACTTATCTTCTCCAAATTATTAGATGAAAATAAAGCCGTTAAATTTAGCAATAAGAAAACTGAGAATTTCTTAGCAAATGCTAATTTTGACTTTATTGGTAAACGAAAAATTGCATATGCTATTTCAGCTGTTATCTTCCTTTTGGGAGTTGGGTCTTTAGCAACCAGAGGCTTAAGCTTTGGCGTTGATTTTTCCGGTGGACGTTCTTACATTATTCGTTTCGACGAAAGTGTAAACACTACCGATATTAGAGAAGCATTAACCGGAGCATTTAATTCAGCACCAGAAGTGAAAACTTTCGGACCTGACCGTCAGGTAAAAGTTACCACTAAATTTATGATTGATGATAATAGTGATAATGTAGACGAAATTATTCAGAATAAATTATACAAAGCTTTAAAACCATTTTATAATGAAGAGCTAAGCTATGCACAGTTTTCCGGAGATACGAGTAATACCGAACAATTGCTTGGTATCTTAAGTTTACAAAAAGTTGGACCAACTATTGTCGATGAAATTATCCGAGGTGCTTTCCTCGCCATTATTTTCTCATTGATAATTATCTTAGGATACATTACCGTTAGATTTAAAAAATGGCAATACGGTGTTGGTGGTGTTGTAGCTCTATTCCACGATTCAATTATTACTTTGGGTTTATTCTCCATTCTATATGGCTTTTTACCCTTTAGTATGGAAATTGACCAAGCCTTTATTGCTGCTATCCTTACAATTATCGGATACTCTATAAACGATACAGTAATTATCTTTGACCGTATTCGTGAAAATACGGGTTTACATAAGAAAACAAGCTTAAAAGATAATATGAATAATGCTCTGAATAGCACATTACCTCGAACATTAAATACCTCAGGAACAACTCTTGTTGTGTTATTCACTGTATTTATTTTTGGTGGTGAAATTATCAGAGGCTTTACTTTTGCTTTATTAGTCGGAGTTTTTGTTGGAACGTATTCATCACTGTTTACTGCTAGTCCAATTGCCTACGACTTACTTGGTGGCGGTAAAAAAGATATCGAGCCTCCTGTTAAAATAAAGAAAAAAAAATAG
- a CDS encoding ABC transporter permease, whose translation MSKISLIIQREYLTRVKKRSFIVLTFLGPLLMASIWIIPIYLSNLSKETKVISVLDETGVFFDKFTGDENMQFIQAVPQLKAAKENLNKMGNYALLFIPKPDLHIPNTAIIYSEKQASLDVKNYIKGVMKKEIEAQKLAARGINPETLLSIKTNVFISSIKVDGSGKEEKTSTEISMALGMFSAILIYFFIFLFGAQVMRGVIEEKTSRIIEVIISSVKPFQLMMGKILGIALVGFTQFMLWVILTSTLVFGFQYAYQDELKTFQNTQLIETSQGMFPDSPTETKITETQTSNENIGFLIDALTSIDYTIILGSFLFYFLGGYLLYAALFAAVGSAVDSEADTHQFMMPITIPLILSIVMAQLIINDPNGPIAFWMSMFPLTSPIIMMLRIPFGVPYWEIFTSATLLIIGFVFTTWIAAKIYRTGILMYGKKIGYKELWKWLFYKA comes from the coding sequence ATGAGCAAAATTAGCCTAATAATACAACGCGAATACCTGACTAGAGTTAAAAAACGCTCTTTTATAGTGCTCACATTCCTCGGTCCGCTTTTAATGGCTTCCATATGGATAATACCAATTTATCTTTCCAATTTATCTAAAGAAACAAAAGTAATCAGTGTATTAGATGAAACCGGGGTTTTCTTTGATAAATTCACCGGTGATGAAAATATGCAATTTATTCAAGCTGTCCCCCAACTAAAAGCAGCCAAAGAAAACCTAAATAAAATGGGCAACTATGCCTTACTATTCATCCCTAAACCCGATTTACATATCCCTAATACAGCAATAATATACAGCGAAAAACAGGCTAGTTTAGATGTGAAAAATTACATCAAGGGAGTAATGAAAAAAGAAATAGAAGCTCAAAAGTTAGCTGCTCGAGGAATAAATCCTGAAACTCTTCTGTCTATAAAAACCAATGTATTTATAAGTTCTATAAAAGTTGATGGAAGCGGAAAAGAAGAAAAAACTTCTACCGAAATAAGTATGGCATTAGGAATGTTCTCAGCTATACTAATATACTTTTTTATCTTTTTATTCGGAGCTCAAGTAATGCGTGGTGTTATAGAAGAAAAAACCAGCCGCATTATTGAAGTAATAATATCCAGCGTAAAACCATTTCAACTAATGATGGGGAAAATACTTGGTATAGCTTTAGTTGGATTTACTCAATTTATGCTATGGGTAATACTCACCTCTACTCTTGTTTTCGGCTTTCAATATGCCTATCAGGATGAGTTAAAAACCTTTCAAAACACTCAACTAATAGAAACAAGTCAAGGGATGTTCCCTGATTCACCGACAGAAACAAAAATAACCGAAACACAAACTTCCAATGAGAATATAGGCTTTCTTATAGATGCCCTTACATCTATTGATTACACCATTATTTTAGGCTCTTTCCTTTTTTATTTTCTGGGAGGATACCTATTATATGCTGCTCTTTTTGCTGCTGTCGGATCTGCTGTCGATAGTGAAGCCGACACTCATCAGTTTATGATGCCCATTACTATTCCACTGATATTAAGTATTGTAATGGCTCAATTAATAATAAATGACCCAAATGGACCAATAGCTTTTTGGATGTCTATGTTTCCACTTACATCACCTATAATTATGATGCTTAGAATTCCTTTCGGGGTTCCTTATTGGGAAATATTTACTTCTGCTACCTTACTAATTATCGGCTTTGTTTTTACCACTTGGATAGCGGCTAAAATATACCGTACCGGCATCTTAATGTACGGTAAAAAGATTGGCTACAAAGAGCTTTGGAAATGGCTATTTTACAAAGCATAA
- a CDS encoding twin-arginine translocase TatA/TatE family subunit — protein MMPSVLLFFNISGGEIAIIALLIFIVLGPEKMPDIARKFGKTMRYIRKATDDIKREINIDEDIMQKSSPHTKKTTASSNAKSASPVKDTTSAPNTKTTDNK, from the coding sequence ATGATGCCTTCTGTACTTCTTTTCTTTAATATTAGCGGTGGTGAAATAGCCATAATTGCACTTCTTATCTTTATTGTTCTTGGACCGGAGAAAATGCCTGATATAGCTAGGAAATTTGGCAAAACAATGCGTTACATTCGCAAAGCAACAGACGATATCAAACGCGAGATTAATATAGATGAGGATATTATGCAAAAGTCATCTCCCCACACAAAAAAAACTACCGCAAGCTCTAATGCTAAAAGTGCATCTCCTGTTAAAGACACGACTTCTGCTCCCAATACCAAAACAA